The segment GTACTGCCGAATCAGTCTATAGCATATCATAGAGCAACTCTACATAACGTAGACAGACCTCGATTCAAAAACTGTTTCATTGACAAGACACAAAATCAGTATCTGgtaactaaattaaatataagatTTATCATATtaaattcatgtatttatatcacGGTCCGTCTTTGTAAAATGCACATCCATCAGCGTGGCTTTGCAACAGAAAACTCTCACTGTTTTACTCTTTGTGAGTGTAGCGGTTCCTCCTCAATAATTGGATCAGTTTCAACCTCCTGCTCAGGGGTTTGCTGAGCATCTGATGTGGTTTGCAGTTCTCTGGGTCCAGATTCCAGTCGGAACACTGTGGGAATCTGACCCAATATGGGACAGGTCTCCTGTAGACCCGAAATCCACTGAGACAGAGTGACCTGGTCTCCCTGACCGGCCATACACATGGCGTAAACCGGCCCCTCTTTCACTGCAGGACCAAATTAACAGACATCACTGTATATATTTGGTGATATACAAACCATTTTATTGAAACAAAGCAATATAAGTCTCACCATCATCTACATCGAATCTGAAATCATCGCCCATGTCTCTTTCCAGGTCGAGTTCCAGTCGCTGTGGGTAGAAGAGACTCTGCTCCGGACCCATCATCTCCAGGTCAAATTCTTCCTCAACCTTCGGGAAAATAAGAGACTAATACATAATCTTGAATGCAAATTATTAAAGAATGAAGTATTTAAACTTTGAAGTATTACACAActaagtttggaataattaagatttttaaaaatgtttttttaaagctcaccaatactgtatttatttgatcaagaatagAGTTAAACAGCAACATTGTGAATAACTGTTATCTTACTGTAAtgtcatttcaaatgtaatttattcctgtgatagcaaagctgattttcagcagccattactccaggcttcagtgtcacatgatccttcacaaatcattctaatatgttgatggGTAGTGTATGTTTTAAGCAAATTCATTAAATGCCATCATTGGCCTAATTACTGTACCGTTTCCTCAGACGGTATAGGGTCTGCCCTGAGCAGGAAATAATGAACACAAGTCTTTCTGAGCCACAGTGGGAAAGGGCCTTCGACAAACACGGGCCTGGATGGATTGTGTTTAGCCAGAAGGGTGCGCTGGTTTGGACTCTGAATACCTGGTAACATAAAAGATATAATGTTTTGTACTGTGTGCTTATTCATTTCACCAAACAGTATCAGAAATCTCTTTTTATGTCAAGAAGCATATACAGTACCAATTCACAAAAATGTGATTTCCAATCATGCTGTATGATGTTATAGAAATCTAATGAAAGCATTACGATTGGTCCTTAGTACAGTGATCAGACTATGGTTAAATACTATATAAGTTGGATAGTATTTGCAGAGAACGACAAAGCATTTTGTGTTTACAAACTGAGTTGTGAGTTCTTATTTTCTGTTGTACAGATAAGATAGAGATGACATACATTTAACACAGAATATTCCTGAAATTTCAAGTTCAGTTATCAGTAATGACTACACACCTACAATATGGGGGCGCATAACTTCTTCACCAGTCTCTGTGATGTCTGTTGATGGATACTGCAATGcataaaataaagcacatttatCAGACTGAAATTCCAAATATtcaataaaatttgtaaaaatgaacacacatacacacatatttatatatagcttTAAAAAATCTAAGTATCCCCAAACGTTTGACAAGTAGTGGTTTCTGCATGTGTGAAGCTGCTTTAAGTTGTAGATTCAATAGTCACCTGATAGATTGTTATTTTAGCATCCAGGTCATCTGCAATCCGCGTAAGACTGAATCGAGCAAGCTCTACTGGGTCACTAGGAAGCACATGTGGGACGGGAAAAGGGTTTGCATGCTTGAATTTGGGAAACCAGTACATGATACGCTGGTACTTCCTCATAGGGTGACTCTTTTCCCCAAATATCTGAGCCAGTAAAACCTTGGTCTCCACATTTGGCATGATACCTGGCAAAATTAAGAAAGCAAAGAATTGGCAAATCATTTAAGAAATGCATCAGTTATTCTTGTTGTTCTTTCTCtcctacaaaaacacaaacacacaccatag is part of the Carassius auratus strain Wakin unplaced genomic scaffold, ASM336829v1 scaf_tig00007372, whole genome shotgun sequence genome and harbors:
- the LOC113071472 gene encoding evolutionarily conserved signaling intermediate in Toll pathway, mitochondrial-like, which translates into the protein MNTPRQLLRIQCIARFLGTPIQRVIPPTGAHLQTPGTQHKYGQLLRPLHCSAVCSTSRPSQTPLEKTVEAETLKKDRSLVTHDDLFERAARDSKTKADFNRVVDVFSKKDIRRRGHVEFIYAALKKMPEFGVERDITVYNKLLDVFPKEVFVPRNFIQRMFNHYPRQQECGVQLLEQMENYGIMPNVETKVLLAQIFGEKSHPMRKYQRIMYWFPKFKHANPFPVPHVLPSDPVELARFSLTRIADDLDAKITIYQYPSTDITETGEEVMRPHIVGIQSPNQRTLLAKHNPSRPVFVEGPFPLWLRKTCVHYFLLRADPIPSEETVEEEFDLEMMGPEQSLFYPQRLELDLERDMGDDFRFDVDDVKEGPVYAMCMAGQGDQVTLSQWISGLQETCPILGQIPTVFRLESGPRELQTTSDAQQTPEQEVETDPIIEEEPLHSQRVKQ